The Takifugu rubripes chromosome 7, fTakRub1.2, whole genome shotgun sequence genome has a segment encoding these proteins:
- the LOC101073137 gene encoding DENN domain-containing protein 3-like isoform X2, which yields MSAHVCSTWTGPAGSSAGLTGPVRSVMADRVPPLLLEACVLLGASEDKLADIHQAQFNSDGSQERPLLEPEVLHVLAPPFFSGPSAEGSAVRSHGKKRWSLHRRMRNQPPSAAGALGQDEDKSGANEDVVVPKELDLRSLPPLCFPDGLHLTREEKSEQFHFLVFTDVFGNKTHGVVMQYYRPVLEVSSLPQKGAGPSGWTPLFSAYSFCVISKYPYFTALKDCLTCLSIQLRTSRLSDMEELLEEFAAKLALVPIPPPGHLHLMFHLHPLTIMLPSREDKDHPVVDLDLHLPLLCFQPRQLLQVLSCLLQEQRLVLFSADFARLTLVAESFLLLLQPLSWQQPYVPVLSRSMLDFLMVPTALLMGCHVRHFEEVAAETDDLILVNIDDGSVSTSSSETVELPEVPLAAADCFTQRCASLEIHFDLHQCQRVTSTDVNEQRARRRAWQQQLNHEIQRIALELMVNIFRDVGGHLTYEHRVFNSEDFLKTREPAEQPFYRKVLETHVFHSFLRDRLNRKMDNFARVELRSRSEMQRMKAMVEDSRRPTMQEIQAQRRSSAGEAGPGKTRGMSLPNLAPHQAIRLRSNSLAGLFTPEPAFRSSPKPVAVFRLPDFPTSMSFQSTQTYYCTLIQRLDEEILSLRSENPSLLARFFFLRGFINALCSRRLDALVDFQNLYRTDTSIFPAGLVTWLVESLREDERQLVDKRTDLKRLLLKSENEKLPTQPDNRVKRFKLPRKPLRLEEFVCCVQESAIVKHLATIHRLYDALADAQSKQVEPEMFRVFYTSWKEAEAEARHIGLPSEVIDRLDDNECVYKLSSCVKTSCGVGKIAMTQKRLFMLTQGQPGFLEITKFRDIQAVKIATAPFLLVRIPSLRIRTSSRPEVFEANLKTETELWDLLVREMWAGRKMADQHKDPQYMAQALTNVLLMDAVMGCPQNHKPIVAASKLAYFDKIIHEASMTVTQTTSEMLKHKINPSLNLPEPQNVKVLLYTPGQLTCSDSGNEMNPKLWVALEGGRVVVFDASTWSMLQDCIQVGESQLNCMLGLVHGEVWIGSQDSIIYIIDTQSMSCNKQLTEHRHEVTGLTAEPGGGHYSQQTFSCSCDGTVLQWDSVSLKVRKQHFVSCDRLSSIQVHNSTLWCCCSDSIVELNKSGIPQRRISLPEDLRGRNFSCFIFIPQRRQLWAGCTDSGQLFLWHPDHRCTSQRISLPGASGITCMIQVKNQVWVGCNGSGDVTCQYEGQMRGLVMVMDPESCSVTKELQAHRDSIQTLCSAEDRYILSGSTRLDGKIAIWNVE from the exons ATGTCTGCTCATGTCTGCAGCACTTGGACCGGTCCCGCGGGCAGCTCCGCCGGTCTGACTGGACCTGTGAGGTCAGTGATGGCGGACCGCgtgcctcctctgctgctggaggcctgcGTGCTTCTGGGAGCGTCTGAGGACAAACTCGCTGACATCCACCAG GCTCAGTTTAACAGCGATGGGTCTcaagagcgccccctgctggagccgGAGGTGTTGCACGTCCTGGCTCCCCCCTTCTTCAGCGGCCCATCAGCAGAGGGGTCGGCGGTGAGGTCACACGGGAAGAAGAGGTGGTCCCTTCATAGGAGGATGAGGAACCAACCgccttcagctgcaggagctctggGCCAAG ATGAGGATAAAAGCGGAGCAAACGAAGATGTCGTCGTACCTAAGGAGCTTGACCTCAGGTCGTTACCCCCACTCTGCTTCCCAG ATGGACTTCACCTaaccagagaagagaagagcgaACAGTTCCACTTCCTGGTGTTCACTGACGTGTTTGGCAACAAGACTCACGGCGTGGTGATGCAGTACTACCGTCCTGTCCTG GAAGTATCTTCCCTCCCCCAGAAAGGAGCTGGGCCCAGCGGGTGgactcctctcttctctgcctACAGTTTCTGTGTAATATCCAAGTATCCGTACTTCACGGCGCTCAAAGACTGCCTGACGTG tcTCTCTATCCAGCTGAGAACCTCACGCTTGTCAGACATGGAGGAATTGCTGGAGGAGTTTGCAGCCAAACTGGCCCTCGTGCCCATCCCCCCGCCTGGACACTTGCATTTG ATGTTTCATTTGCATCCTCTGACCATCATGTTGCCGTCCAGAGAAGACAAGGACCACCCAGTGGTGGATTTAgacctccacctgcccctcctctgcttccagccgcggcagctgctgcag GTGCTGTcctgcctcctgcaggagcagcggcTCGTGCTCTTCTCTGCTGACTTTGCGAGACTCACGCTGGTGGCCGAGAGCTtcttgctcctcctgcag CCTCTGTCCTGGCAGCAGCCCTACGTTCCCGTGCTTTCCAGGAGCATGCTGGACTTTCTCATGGTTCCTACCGCCCTCCTCATGGGCTGCCATGTCCGCCATTTTGAGGAGGTCGCTGCA GAAACGGACGACCTGATCCTCGTCAACATTGACGATGGAAGTGTCTCCACCTCCAGTTCTGAGACTGTCGAGCTGCCAGAGgttcctctggctgctgctgactgctTCACCCAGAG GTGCGCCTCGCTGGAGATCCACTTTGACCTGCATCAGTGTCAGCGCGTGACATCGACGGACGTCAACGAGCAGCGGGCGCGGAGAAGagcctggcagcagcagctcaaccACGAGATCCAGAGGATAGCGCTGGAGCTGATGGTCAACATATTCAG GGACGTCGGCGGTCACCTGACCTATGAGCACCGCGTATTCAACAGTGAGGATTTCCTGAAGACCAGAGAGCCGGCTGAGCAGCCTTTCTACAGAAAG GTGCTGGAGACACACGTCTTCCATTCCTTCCTCAGAGATCGGCTCAACAGGAAGATGGACAACTTTGCACGGGTGGAACTCAGAAGCCGCTCTGAGATGCAAAG AATGAAGGCGATGGTTGAAGACTCCCGCAGACCCACCATGCAGGAGATTCAAGCCCAGCGGAGGAGCTCGGCTGGGGAGGCCGGGCCAGGAAAGACGCGGGGCATGAGCCTCCCGAACCTTGCCCCCCACCAAGCCATCCGCCTCAGGAGTAACTCGCTGGCTGGGCTCTTCACCCCTGAACCTG CATTTAGATCCTCTCCTAAACCAGTAGCGGTGTTTAGGCTCCCAGATTTCCCAACCTCCATGTCTTTCCAGTCCACCCAAACTTATTATTGCACTTTGATTCAGCGGCTCGACGAGGAAATTCTCTCCCTCCGAAGTGAAAACCCGTCCCTGCTTGCGAG GTTCTTCTTCCTACGCGGCTTCATCAACGCCTTGTGTTCACGCCGGCTGGACGCCCTGGTTGACTTCCAGAACCTCTACAGGACGGACACGTCCATCTTCCCCGCCGGCCTGGTCACATGGCTGGTAGAATCCCTCCGTGAGGATGAGAGGCAGCTGGTGGATAAACGGACCGATCTGAAGAGACTCCTGCTGAAG AGTGAGAACGAGAAGCTGCCGACGCAGCCTGACAACCGCGTCAAGAGGTTCAAACTTCCCAGGAAGCCCCTGCGCCTGGAGGAGTTTGTGTGCTGCGTCCAGGAGAGTGCGATTGTGAAGCACCTAGCAACCATACACCGTCTGTACGATGCCCTCGCCGATG CCCAGAGCAAACAGGTAGAACCTGAAATGTTCCGGGTGTTCTACACCTCCTGGAAGGAGGCAGAAGCTGAGGCACGGCACATCGGCCTGCCCTCAGAGGTCATAGATCGTCTCGATGATAACGAGTGCGTCTACAAGCTCTCGTCCTGCGTCAAGACCTCCTGCGGCGTTGGTAAAATTGCTATGACTCAGAAACGGCTGTTCATGCTCACTCAGGGACAGCCGGGCTTCCTTGAAATCACAAAGTTCCGGGACATACAG GCTGTGAAAATAGCCACCGCTCCCTTTCTGCTGGTCCGTATTCCCTCCCTTCGTATCCGCACTTCCAGCAGGCCTGAGGTGTTTGAGGCCAACCTGAAAACAGAGACTGAACTCTGGGACCTTCTGGTTAGAGAGATGTGGGCTGGGAGAAAGATGGCCGACCAACACAAG GACCCTCAGTATATGGCCCAGGCTCTGACCAATGTCCTGCTGATGGATGCTGTCATGGGCTGCCCGCAGAACCACAAACCCATCGTCGCTGCTTCCAAGTTAGCCTATTTTGACAAGATCATCCATGAAG CTTCCATGACGGTGACTCAAACCACCTCAGAGATGCTGAAACACAAGATTAACCCATCACTCAACCTTCCAGAACCTCAGAATGTAAAAGTGCTGCTCTACACCCCAG GTCAGTTGACCTGTAGCGACTCAGGAAACGAGATGAACCCCAAACTGTGGGTGGCCCTGGAGGGGGGCAGAGTGGTGGTGTTTGATGCATCCACCTGGTCCATGCTGCAAGACTGCATCCAGGTTGGGGAGTCGCAGCTG AACTGCATGCTGGGATTGGTCCACGGTGAAGTTTGGATTGGCTCTCAGGACTCCATCATCTACATCATTGACACTCAGAGCATGTCCTGCAACAAGCAGCTGACGGAACACAGACATGAAGTGACTGGACTCACAGCTGAACCCGGGGGTGGACATTACAG TCAGCAGAcattctcctgcagctgtgacggGACGGTTCTGCAGTGGGACTCAGTCAGTCTCAAAGTCAGGAAACAGCACTTCGTTAGCTGTGACCGTCTGTCCTCCATCCAGGTCCACAACAGTACGCTGTGGTGCT gtTGTAGTGACAGCATTGTGGAACTGAACAAGAGCGGGATCCCACAAAGAAGAATATCCCTCCCTGAAGATCTACGGGGACGTaacttcagctgcttcattttTATCCCACAG CGAAGACAGCTGTGGGCGGGATGCACAGACTCAGGACAGCTTTTTCTCTGGCACCCTGACCACAGATGTACCTCCCAGAGAATCTCCCTGCCTGGGGCCTCGGGAATCACCTGTATGATTCAAGTTAAGAACCAG GTATGGGTGGGCTGCAATGGCAGCGGTGATGTCACATGTCAATATGAGGGGCAGATGAGAGgtctggtgatggtgatggaccCAGAGAGCTGCAGTGTGACAAAAGAGCTGCAGGCCCACAGAGACAGCATCCAGACACTGTGCTCGGCTGAGGACCGCTACATCCTGAGTGGTTCCACACGCCTTGATGGCAAGATTGCCATCTGGAATGTCGAGTAA
- the LOC101073137 gene encoding DENN domain-containing protein 3-like isoform X1, producing MSAHVCSTWTGPAGSSAGLTGPVRSVMADRVPPLLLEACVLLGASEDKLADIHQAQFNSDGSQERPLLEPEVLHVLAPPFFSGPSAEGSAVRSHGKKRWSLHRRMRNQPPSAAGALGQDEDKSGANEDVVVPKELDLRSLPPLCFPDGLHLTREEKSEQFHFLVFTDVFGNKTHGVVMQYYRPVLEVSSLPQKGAGPSGWTPLFSAYSFCVISKYPYFTALKDCLTCLSIQLRTSRLSDMEELLEEFAAKLALVPIPPPGHLHLMFHLHPLTIMLPSREDKDHPVVDLDLHLPLLCFQPRQLLQVLSCLLQEQRLVLFSADFARLTLVAESFLLLLQPLSWQQPYVPVLSRSMLDFLMVPTALLMGCHVRHFEEVAAETDDLILVNIDDGSVSTSSSETVELPEVPLAAADCFTQRCASLEIHFDLHQCQRVTSTDVNEQRARRRAWQQQLNHEIQRIALELMVNIFRDVGGHLTYEHRVFNSEDFLKTREPAEQPFYRKVLETHVFHSFLRDRLNRKMDNFARVELRSRSEMQRMKAMVEDSRRPTMQEIQAQRRSSAGEAGPGKTRGMSLPNLAPHQAIRLRSNSLAGLFTPEPAFRSSPKPVAVFRLPDFPTSMSFQSTQTYYCTLIQRLDEEILSLRSENPSLLARFFFLRGFINALCSRRLDALVDFQNLYRTDTSIFPAGLVTWLVESLREDERQLVDKRTDLKRLLLKVQSENEKLPTQPDNRVKRFKLPRKPLRLEEFVCCVQESAIVKHLATIHRLYDALADAQSKQVEPEMFRVFYTSWKEAEAEARHIGLPSEVIDRLDDNECVYKLSSCVKTSCGVGKIAMTQKRLFMLTQGQPGFLEITKFRDIQAVKIATAPFLLVRIPSLRIRTSSRPEVFEANLKTETELWDLLVREMWAGRKMADQHKDPQYMAQALTNVLLMDAVMGCPQNHKPIVAASKLAYFDKIIHEASMTVTQTTSEMLKHKINPSLNLPEPQNVKVLLYTPGQLTCSDSGNEMNPKLWVALEGGRVVVFDASTWSMLQDCIQVGESQLNCMLGLVHGEVWIGSQDSIIYIIDTQSMSCNKQLTEHRHEVTGLTAEPGGGHYSQQTFSCSCDGTVLQWDSVSLKVRKQHFVSCDRLSSIQVHNSTLWCCCSDSIVELNKSGIPQRRISLPEDLRGRNFSCFIFIPQRRQLWAGCTDSGQLFLWHPDHRCTSQRISLPGASGITCMIQVKNQVWVGCNGSGDVTCQYEGQMRGLVMVMDPESCSVTKELQAHRDSIQTLCSAEDRYILSGSTRLDGKIAIWNVE from the exons ATGTCTGCTCATGTCTGCAGCACTTGGACCGGTCCCGCGGGCAGCTCCGCCGGTCTGACTGGACCTGTGAGGTCAGTGATGGCGGACCGCgtgcctcctctgctgctggaggcctgcGTGCTTCTGGGAGCGTCTGAGGACAAACTCGCTGACATCCACCAG GCTCAGTTTAACAGCGATGGGTCTcaagagcgccccctgctggagccgGAGGTGTTGCACGTCCTGGCTCCCCCCTTCTTCAGCGGCCCATCAGCAGAGGGGTCGGCGGTGAGGTCACACGGGAAGAAGAGGTGGTCCCTTCATAGGAGGATGAGGAACCAACCgccttcagctgcaggagctctggGCCAAG ATGAGGATAAAAGCGGAGCAAACGAAGATGTCGTCGTACCTAAGGAGCTTGACCTCAGGTCGTTACCCCCACTCTGCTTCCCAG ATGGACTTCACCTaaccagagaagagaagagcgaACAGTTCCACTTCCTGGTGTTCACTGACGTGTTTGGCAACAAGACTCACGGCGTGGTGATGCAGTACTACCGTCCTGTCCTG GAAGTATCTTCCCTCCCCCAGAAAGGAGCTGGGCCCAGCGGGTGgactcctctcttctctgcctACAGTTTCTGTGTAATATCCAAGTATCCGTACTTCACGGCGCTCAAAGACTGCCTGACGTG tcTCTCTATCCAGCTGAGAACCTCACGCTTGTCAGACATGGAGGAATTGCTGGAGGAGTTTGCAGCCAAACTGGCCCTCGTGCCCATCCCCCCGCCTGGACACTTGCATTTG ATGTTTCATTTGCATCCTCTGACCATCATGTTGCCGTCCAGAGAAGACAAGGACCACCCAGTGGTGGATTTAgacctccacctgcccctcctctgcttccagccgcggcagctgctgcag GTGCTGTcctgcctcctgcaggagcagcggcTCGTGCTCTTCTCTGCTGACTTTGCGAGACTCACGCTGGTGGCCGAGAGCTtcttgctcctcctgcag CCTCTGTCCTGGCAGCAGCCCTACGTTCCCGTGCTTTCCAGGAGCATGCTGGACTTTCTCATGGTTCCTACCGCCCTCCTCATGGGCTGCCATGTCCGCCATTTTGAGGAGGTCGCTGCA GAAACGGACGACCTGATCCTCGTCAACATTGACGATGGAAGTGTCTCCACCTCCAGTTCTGAGACTGTCGAGCTGCCAGAGgttcctctggctgctgctgactgctTCACCCAGAG GTGCGCCTCGCTGGAGATCCACTTTGACCTGCATCAGTGTCAGCGCGTGACATCGACGGACGTCAACGAGCAGCGGGCGCGGAGAAGagcctggcagcagcagctcaaccACGAGATCCAGAGGATAGCGCTGGAGCTGATGGTCAACATATTCAG GGACGTCGGCGGTCACCTGACCTATGAGCACCGCGTATTCAACAGTGAGGATTTCCTGAAGACCAGAGAGCCGGCTGAGCAGCCTTTCTACAGAAAG GTGCTGGAGACACACGTCTTCCATTCCTTCCTCAGAGATCGGCTCAACAGGAAGATGGACAACTTTGCACGGGTGGAACTCAGAAGCCGCTCTGAGATGCAAAG AATGAAGGCGATGGTTGAAGACTCCCGCAGACCCACCATGCAGGAGATTCAAGCCCAGCGGAGGAGCTCGGCTGGGGAGGCCGGGCCAGGAAAGACGCGGGGCATGAGCCTCCCGAACCTTGCCCCCCACCAAGCCATCCGCCTCAGGAGTAACTCGCTGGCTGGGCTCTTCACCCCTGAACCTG CATTTAGATCCTCTCCTAAACCAGTAGCGGTGTTTAGGCTCCCAGATTTCCCAACCTCCATGTCTTTCCAGTCCACCCAAACTTATTATTGCACTTTGATTCAGCGGCTCGACGAGGAAATTCTCTCCCTCCGAAGTGAAAACCCGTCCCTGCTTGCGAG GTTCTTCTTCCTACGCGGCTTCATCAACGCCTTGTGTTCACGCCGGCTGGACGCCCTGGTTGACTTCCAGAACCTCTACAGGACGGACACGTCCATCTTCCCCGCCGGCCTGGTCACATGGCTGGTAGAATCCCTCCGTGAGGATGAGAGGCAGCTGGTGGATAAACGGACCGATCTGAAGAGACTCCTGCTGAAG GTGCAGAGTGAGAACGAGAAGCTGCCGACGCAGCCTGACAACCGCGTCAAGAGGTTCAAACTTCCCAGGAAGCCCCTGCGCCTGGAGGAGTTTGTGTGCTGCGTCCAGGAGAGTGCGATTGTGAAGCACCTAGCAACCATACACCGTCTGTACGATGCCCTCGCCGATG CCCAGAGCAAACAGGTAGAACCTGAAATGTTCCGGGTGTTCTACACCTCCTGGAAGGAGGCAGAAGCTGAGGCACGGCACATCGGCCTGCCCTCAGAGGTCATAGATCGTCTCGATGATAACGAGTGCGTCTACAAGCTCTCGTCCTGCGTCAAGACCTCCTGCGGCGTTGGTAAAATTGCTATGACTCAGAAACGGCTGTTCATGCTCACTCAGGGACAGCCGGGCTTCCTTGAAATCACAAAGTTCCGGGACATACAG GCTGTGAAAATAGCCACCGCTCCCTTTCTGCTGGTCCGTATTCCCTCCCTTCGTATCCGCACTTCCAGCAGGCCTGAGGTGTTTGAGGCCAACCTGAAAACAGAGACTGAACTCTGGGACCTTCTGGTTAGAGAGATGTGGGCTGGGAGAAAGATGGCCGACCAACACAAG GACCCTCAGTATATGGCCCAGGCTCTGACCAATGTCCTGCTGATGGATGCTGTCATGGGCTGCCCGCAGAACCACAAACCCATCGTCGCTGCTTCCAAGTTAGCCTATTTTGACAAGATCATCCATGAAG CTTCCATGACGGTGACTCAAACCACCTCAGAGATGCTGAAACACAAGATTAACCCATCACTCAACCTTCCAGAACCTCAGAATGTAAAAGTGCTGCTCTACACCCCAG GTCAGTTGACCTGTAGCGACTCAGGAAACGAGATGAACCCCAAACTGTGGGTGGCCCTGGAGGGGGGCAGAGTGGTGGTGTTTGATGCATCCACCTGGTCCATGCTGCAAGACTGCATCCAGGTTGGGGAGTCGCAGCTG AACTGCATGCTGGGATTGGTCCACGGTGAAGTTTGGATTGGCTCTCAGGACTCCATCATCTACATCATTGACACTCAGAGCATGTCCTGCAACAAGCAGCTGACGGAACACAGACATGAAGTGACTGGACTCACAGCTGAACCCGGGGGTGGACATTACAG TCAGCAGAcattctcctgcagctgtgacggGACGGTTCTGCAGTGGGACTCAGTCAGTCTCAAAGTCAGGAAACAGCACTTCGTTAGCTGTGACCGTCTGTCCTCCATCCAGGTCCACAACAGTACGCTGTGGTGCT gtTGTAGTGACAGCATTGTGGAACTGAACAAGAGCGGGATCCCACAAAGAAGAATATCCCTCCCTGAAGATCTACGGGGACGTaacttcagctgcttcattttTATCCCACAG CGAAGACAGCTGTGGGCGGGATGCACAGACTCAGGACAGCTTTTTCTCTGGCACCCTGACCACAGATGTACCTCCCAGAGAATCTCCCTGCCTGGGGCCTCGGGAATCACCTGTATGATTCAAGTTAAGAACCAG GTATGGGTGGGCTGCAATGGCAGCGGTGATGTCACATGTCAATATGAGGGGCAGATGAGAGgtctggtgatggtgatggaccCAGAGAGCTGCAGTGTGACAAAAGAGCTGCAGGCCCACAGAGACAGCATCCAGACACTGTGCTCGGCTGAGGACCGCTACATCCTGAGTGGTTCCACACGCCTTGATGGCAAGATTGCCATCTGGAATGTCGAGTAA